In Longimicrobiaceae bacterium, the DNA window CGCCTCCGACGCGCTGCTCGACCCGCGCGTGGAGCTGCACCACGACGACGTTGCGAACGTGCTACAGGCGAACGCCGGCGGATTCGACGCCATCATGCTGGACGTCGACAACGGCGCGGCTCCGCTGACCACGCGGGGCAACGCGTTGCTCTACCGGGCCGAAGGCATCCGGCGGGCGGCGGCGGCCCTGCGCCCAGGCGGGCGGCTGGCATACTGGGCCTCGGGCCCGGAGCCCGCGTTCGAGAAGGCGCTGCGTCGTGAAGGGATGACCGTGGAAGTGAGCCGGGCGCGGGCGCATCCGGGGCAGGGTATCTGGCACACGATCTACGTGGCCAGGCGTGCCGACTGACCTAACCGATGGATGAGACCTGGTTCGATGCGCGTCATACGGAATCCGGGTAGATCGACTTGCCTTCGCGGAGTCTTGCCGAAGCGGTCCGGACCATCGGTAGCAGCCCACGGAGGTGGGCTTCGCGCCGTGGTAGCCCGCGGCTTTAGCCGCCAGGGCGATGCTGGCCGCACCGATTCTCCCGGGTTTCGTATCTGCACCCTGCCTGAAAACCGAAACCGGCCCCGGCGAATAGCTCGCCAGGGCCGGTTTCTTTCCTGCCGGATCTCGCACTGGCGCGCGGTGCCCCTCCCTCAGAACGCGATCATGACCTTGATGGCTTCGCGGTCGTTCATCGCCCGATAACCGTCGGGGACGCCGTCCAGGTTCGTGACCCGGTCGAACACGCGGCCGGGCTGGATCCTGCCCTCCAGCACGTCCGGCAGAAGCTCTTCCATGTAGGCGCGGACCGGAGCGGGGCCGCCGGCGATGGTGACGTTGCCGAAGAACGTGGGCAGCCCCGCAGGGATCGTCTCCTCCTGGGGGACGCCGACGCGGCCCACCGCGCCGCCCGGCCGGGCGATGCTCATGGCCGTGAGCATACTCTGACCGTGGCCCACGCACTCCAGCACGGAGTGCGCGCCGAAGCCGCCGGTGAGGTCGCGCACGCGCTCGATCGCCTCCTCGCCACGCTCGCTCACGACGTCCGTGGCGCCGAAGTCCCGCGCGAGGGCGATCCGGTCGGCGTGGCGCCCCAGGATGATGATCCGCTCCGCGCCGAGCCGGCGGGCCGCGATCACGCCGCACAGGCCCACCGCGCCGTCGCCCACCACGGCGACCGTCTTGCCCGGGCCGGCCTTGGCCGAGAGGGCGGCGTGGTGGCCGGTCCCCATCACGTCCGAGAGCGTCAGCAGCGACGGCATCAGCTCGTGGTCGCGGCCCGCGGGAAGCGCCACCAGCGTGCCGTCGGCCTGCGGCACGCGGACCGCCTCGCCCTGGCCGCCGTCCAGCTCGGTCCCGCCCCACCACCCGCCGTGGATGCACGACGTCTGCAGCCCGTGCCGGCAGAACTCGCAGGTGCCGTCGGACCACGCGAACGGCGCCACCACCACGTCGCCCTTCTTCACCGTGCGGACCTCGGAGCCGACGGCCTCGACCACGCCGATGAACTCGTGTCCCATGCGGTTGCCGACCTCGCTGGGCTGCATCGACTGGTAGGGCCACAGGTCGCTGCCGCAGATGCAGGCGCGCGTGACGGTGACCAGTGCGTCGGTCGGCTCCA includes these proteins:
- a CDS encoding zinc-dependent alcohol dehydrogenase family protein codes for the protein MRATVMYAAGDVRVENVPDAGIVEPTDALVTVTRACICGSDLWPYQSMQPSEVGNRMGHEFIGVVEAVGSEVRTVKKGDVVVAPFAWSDGTCEFCRHGLQTSCIHGGWWGGTELDGGQGEAVRVPQADGTLVALPAGRDHELMPSLLTLSDVMGTGHHAALSAKAGPGKTVAVVGDGAVGLCGVIAARRLGAERIIILGRHADRIALARDFGATDVVSERGEEAIERVRDLTGGFGAHSVLECVGHGQSMLTAMSIARPGGAVGRVGVPQEETIPAGLPTFFGNVTIAGGPAPVRAYMEELLPDVLEGRIQPGRVFDRVTNLDGVPDGYRAMNDREAIKVMIAF